The Cryomorphaceae bacterium 1068 genome segment ATCTCCATTGATGACCCTACAAAAATCGAAGATTGTGCTAAGATCATTAGATTCTATTCTTTGGAGGGTGATCACTATATGGTAAACAAACAACTGCTGGAATCAATGCAAAGTGAACTAAATAATGGGAAAAGCTTCGCAATTCCGAGATATCTTGTGATCGACCCAAGTGGACAAATCTTGGAAAGAGACGCGTATAGACCCAGTTTTGAAAAATCACTGATCGATCAGCTCAAACAACATCTCAAATAGTGGATTAGTAACCTGCTTCTACAAGAAATAAAGCCAAAGTGAAAACAGAGTATCTTTATTCTATGCGGAGTGCCAAATTAAAAAATGAAAAGATTCCTCTCTATAGCGATTTTAACTTTGATGGTGCGGGTTGTATTTGCTCAAGATCAATCGACTTGGACTGAGATAGACACGCTTAAGCAGATTGTTGATAAGACATTGGTGGAATACAAGGCTTATTCTGACTCAAGTTTAAGCGAACACGCTCAAGCCTTTCTCCTTCCTATAGTGCAAGAGCGGCCGAAATACAGTATTCTTGGAAATGTATTCAAGACCGAAATACGGCTTGATAGTATCGTCTATCATGGAGACAGAACCTCTTACCTTGAAAATGGATACTACAAGACTGAAACGTTTGGACATGGAGACTTAATATCAACGAAATATTACGACTTTGAGGGCCAAAGAATATCGGAAGAAGAGTTTGATAAATTAAATAGCGTAATAGGTCCATGTGGAATAATTACAGGTCGCTATTTTTATCATGGGAAGAAAAAAAAGAAAAATTGAGAACAACATTTCCCAGACATAATGCCCTCCGGGACAATGCACATAGCCATGCTATTGCGATGCATAGAATAAAATTATGAGTGGAACGTTCTACAAAACTAAAGAGTCGGTTGAAGAATACATCAGATTAGCAAAGGGTGTTAATGGAGGGGAACTGATTAATAAGCTAAAGAATTTCCTACCATTAAATTCTTCCTTACTTGAAATCGGCACAGGCCCGGGAACTGACTGGAACATCCTCAACCTTGATTATGAAGTCGTAGGTTCTGATAATTCAGCCGAATTTCTATGTCATCTCGTTTCTGCTAATCCTAAAGGCAGATTCATTGAATTAGATGCTACCACACTGAGATTAGAAGAAAAGTTTGACGGTATTTATTCTAACAAGGTAATGCATCATTTGCACGATGACGAACTCAAGGATTCCATACAAAGACAGTTTGATGTTTTAAATACCAACGGAATCATCTGTCATTCTTTCTGGAAAGGAGAAGGTTCAGAAATTTTCAAAGGACTCTTCGTGAACTATCACACTAAGAAATCATTGAAGGATCTCTTTGAGAACAACTTTGAAATTCTTTTGATTGAAGAATATGCAGAATTTGAAGATGGAGACTCATTGGTACTGATTGGAAAGAAAAAAGCCGATAGCAACGGTTAGTTCATAAAAGGTCGATTTGGTATCTTAGGCCAATCGTGATCCCGACCTAAGTGAGGGTTAAAACCAAAAACAGAACCATGCTAACCGACATCAACCCAAAACTACCTATGCGCGATAAGTCTGCTACCAGACATTTCTACATCAGCCAATTGGGTTTTAAAGAAATAGGCGACTATGAAGGGTATTTAATGGTTCGAAAGGATCATGTGGAAATCCACTTCTTTGAATTTAAAGAGCTAGACCCCAAGGAGAATTATGGTCAAGTCTATGTTAGAACCGACAACATTGACGGCGTTTATCAATCGATGCTGGATAGTAAAACTAAAATTCATCCGAACGGCGCATTGCAAATCAAACCATGGGGACAAAAAGAATTTGCCTTGCTTGACCCTGACAATAACCTATTGACATTTGGACAAAGTATTTAGGACCTCAACAGAAGAACCGCTAAAGACGGCTACCCCCCATTCTCTTCGGTATGCTTTCTGTCGCCTAAGTCTACGTCTATATAATCACTCCGTCATCATATGAAATATACCATACTCTTTTTGGCCACGGGCCTGTTGTACGCTTGTCAGAACCACAATCCATACGAGTGCAGCATAGATGATCAAATCCTCTTGGTCAATGACAGTCTATTGGCTC includes the following:
- a CDS encoding class I SAM-dependent methyltransferase, which gives rise to MSGTFYKTKESVEEYIRLAKGVNGGELINKLKNFLPLNSSLLEIGTGPGTDWNILNLDYEVVGSDNSAEFLCHLVSANPKGRFIELDATTLRLEEKFDGIYSNKVMHHLHDDELKDSIQRQFDVLNTNGIICHSFWKGEGSEIFKGLFVNYHTKKSLKDLFENNFEILLIEEYAEFEDGDSLVLIGKKKADSNG
- a CDS encoding VOC family protein, with amino-acid sequence MLTDINPKLPMRDKSATRHFYISQLGFKEIGDYEGYLMVRKDHVEIHFFEFKELDPKENYGQVYVRTDNIDGVYQSMLDSKTKIHPNGALQIKPWGQKEFALLDPDNNLLTFGQSI